The nucleotide sequence CCGCCATCTCGCCGATGACCTCGGAAGTCAGACGGTTGTTCTTCTGCACGATCTCTAGGATCCGGGCGTCAATTCGATCGTAACTCATAAATGTCTCCAGTCTCAGCCGCATTACCTCGCAAACTACCGGCGCGTTGCAGGAAATCCTCCGAACGGAAGGAAAATGCGACGCAAATCTGTTTGCGACATCAATATCCTGAATGCCACGGCAATTTCAACAAATCACGCACGGTTTAGATGACTCATCAGGCTTTCCGGCACAAAAATCCTCATCTGCCCGGTCTTGCTATCCGACACCTCGAGAATTTCCGTCGTCGCGACTTTGTGGCGGGGCGTGCGCTGATCGACGGTCAATGGATTGCGGGTGAGCAAAGAGGGATTGTGGTCGATCCCGCTACCGGGGAAGAGATCGCGGAGGTTGCCTCTTGCTCTGGCGCAGACATGAATCTGGCAATAGCGGCGGCTGAACGGTCGTTTGCTTCTTGGCGCGATTTATTGCCGGTGCGGCGTGGAGAGGTGCTCAGGTCTTGGGCCTCATTGATGCTCGACCATTCGGAAGAGCTCGCAATCCTGGTCACGAGCGAGCAGGGCAAACCACTGGCTGAGGCGCGCCATGAAATTGCGTACGGTGCTGGATTTCTCGAATGGTTCGCTGCGGAAGGAGAGCGCGCGTACGGTGAGACAATCCCTAGCCACAAGCTCGGTAGTCTACTTCACGTCAGGATGCAGCCGATCGGGGTCGCGGCGGCCATTACTCCGTGGAATTTTCCTATCGCAATGATCACTCGAAAGGCGGGGGCTGCTCTTGCGGCCGGTTGTCCGATTATCGTGAAGCCTGCTCCGGAGACGCCGCTCTCGGCCCTCGCCCTGGCTAGACTGGCCGAAGAAGCTGGGATTCCGCGCGGTGTACTTCAAGTGCTCGTTGGTGAGCCTGTCGAACTGTCGACCTCGCTGTTGCGCGATGCAAGAATACGTGCGCTATCGTTCACCGGCTCTACGGAAGTCGGGCGTTTGCTCCTGGAGGGGGCGGCGGAAACAGTCAAGAGGGTGTCGCTCGAGCTGGGCGGGCATGCCCCCTTCATTATCTTCGATGATGTGGATCTCGAAAAGGCTGTGAAGGGTGCGATGGCCGCAAAATTCGCAACCTCCGGTCAGGACTGTCTCGCCGCAAACCGAATCTACGTACAAAAGAACATCTACGGTGCTTTCGTCGAGGCATTTGCTGGGGCAATCGCCCAATTGAAGGTCGGTCACGGCCTAGTATCTGCGACTGACATCGGGCCGATGACCAAGTTGTCGGTCGCCAACAAATGTCTGTCCCAAATCGACGATGCCGTGAAAAAGGGCGCGCGAGTATTCTCGTCCAATCAGGGGGCTGGTTTGGGTCCAAACTTCGTTTCTCCGACACTCTTGAGTGACGTCACGGAAGACATGCTGATTGCGCGGGACGAGACATTTGGGCCAGTGGCTGCCGTGCTCCCGTTTGAGTCTGAAGAAGAAGTCATAGGCCGAGCCAATGCTAACGAGATGGGGCTAGCCGGGTACGTCTACACGGACAGCTTACGCCGGGCGCTCCGACTTTCCGAGCAAATCGAGTGCGGGATGCTCGGTGTCAATACGGCATCATTCACTGGACCGCCGATACCGTTCGGTGGGTGGAAGCAATCCGGTCTTGGTCGTGAGGGTTCGAGACACGGCTTAGGCGAATACATGGAATTCAAGTACGTCTGCTTCGGCGATCTAGCGAATTAGGAGAACTGGCATGACCGATATCAAGAGT is from Bradyrhizobium sp. ISRA430 and encodes:
- a CDS encoding NAD-dependent succinate-semialdehyde dehydrogenase is translated as MTHQAFRHKNPHLPGLAIRHLENFRRRDFVAGRALIDGQWIAGEQRGIVVDPATGEEIAEVASCSGADMNLAIAAAERSFASWRDLLPVRRGEVLRSWASLMLDHSEELAILVTSEQGKPLAEARHEIAYGAGFLEWFAAEGERAYGETIPSHKLGSLLHVRMQPIGVAAAITPWNFPIAMITRKAGAALAAGCPIIVKPAPETPLSALALARLAEEAGIPRGVLQVLVGEPVELSTSLLRDARIRALSFTGSTEVGRLLLEGAAETVKRVSLELGGHAPFIIFDDVDLEKAVKGAMAAKFATSGQDCLAANRIYVQKNIYGAFVEAFAGAIAQLKVGHGLVSATDIGPMTKLSVANKCLSQIDDAVKKGARVFSSNQGAGLGPNFVSPTLLSDVTEDMLIARDETFGPVAAVLPFESEEEVIGRANANEMGLAGYVYTDSLRRALRLSEQIECGMLGVNTASFTGPPIPFGGWKQSGLGREGSRHGLGEYMEFKYVCFGDLAN